In Mastomys coucha isolate ucsf_1 unplaced genomic scaffold, UCSF_Mcou_1 pScaffold5, whole genome shotgun sequence, one genomic interval encodes:
- the Ngfr gene encoding tumor necrosis factor receptor superfamily member 16, whose protein sequence is MRRAGAACSAMDRLRLLLLLLGVSFGGAKETCSTGLYTHSGECCKACNLGEGVTQPCGANQTVCEPCLDSVTFSDVVSATEPCKPCTECLGLQSMSAPCVEADDAVCRCSYGYYQDEETGRCEACSVCGVGSGLVFSCQDKQNTVCEECPEGTYSDEANHVDPCLPCTVCEDTERQLRECTPWADAECEEIPGRWITRSTPPEGSDITAPSTQEPEAPPEQDLVASTVADMVTTVMGSSQPVVTRGTTDNLIPVYCSILAAVVVGLVAYIAFKRWNSCKQNKQGANSRPVNQTPPPEGEKLHSDSGISVDSQSLHDQQTHTQTASGQALKGDGNLYSSLPPTKREEVEKLLNGDTWRHLAGELGYQPEHIDSFTHEACPVRALLASWGAQDSATLDALLAALRRIQRADIVESLCSESTATSPV, encoded by the exons GTGTCCTTTGGAGGTGCCAAGGAGACATGTTCCACGGGCCTGTACACCCACAGCGGAGAGTGCTGCAAAGCCTGCAACCTGGGTGAAGGTGTCACCCAGCCCTGCGGAGCCAACCAGACCGTGTGTGAACCCTGCCTGGACA GTGTTACGTTCTCTGATGTGGTGAGCGCCACCGAGCCGTGCAAGCCTTGCACGGAGTGTCTGGGCCTGCAGAGCATGTCCGCTCCCTGTGTGGAGGCAGACGATGCAGTGTGTCGATGCTCCTATGGCTACTACCAGGACGAGGAGACTGGCCGCTGCGAGGCTTGCAGCGTGTGCGGGGTGGGCTCAGGACTCGTGTTCTCCTGCCAGGACAAACAGAACACAGTGTGTGAAGAGTGCCCAGAGGGCACATACTCAGACGAAGCCAACCACGTGGACCCGTGCCTACCCTGCACGGTGTGCGAGGACACGGAGCGCCAGTTACGCGAATGCACGCCCTGGGCTGACGCCGAATGCGAGG AGATCCCTGGCCGATGGATCACAAGGTCTACACCCCCGGAGGGCTCCGACATCACAGCGCCCAGTACCCAGGAGCCTGAGGCACCTCCTGAGCAAGACCTTGTAGCCAGTACAGTGGCAGATATGGTGACCACTGTGATGGGCAGCTCCCAGCCTGTAGTGACCCGAGGCACCACTGACAACCTCATTCCTGTCTATTGTTCGATCTTGGCTGCTGTGGTTGTGGGCCTTGTGGCCTATATTGCTTTCAAGAG GTGGAACAGctgcaaacaaaataaacaaggagCCAACAGCCGCCCAGTGAACCAGACACCCCCACCAGAGGGAGAGAAACTGCACAGCGACAGTGGCATCTCTGTGGACAGCCAGAGCCTGCACGACCAGCAGACCCATACACAGACTGCCTCAGGCCAAG CCCTTAAGGGTGACGGCAACCTCTACAGTAGCCTGCCCCCGACCAAGCGCGAGGAGGTAGAGAAGCTGCTCAATGGTGATACCTGGAGACATCTGGCAGGCGAGCTGGGCTACCAGCCTGAGCATATAGACTCCTTTACCCATGAGGCCTGCCCAGTCCGAGCCCTGCTGGCCAGCTGGGGTGCCCAGGACAGCGCAACGCTTGATGCCCTTTTAGCCGCCCTGCGACGCATCCAGAGAGCTGACATTGTGGAGAGCCTGTGCAGCGAGTCCACGGCCACGTCCCCGGTGTGA